From a single Nicotiana tomentosiformis chromosome 2, ASM39032v3, whole genome shotgun sequence genomic region:
- the LOC138905815 gene encoding uncharacterized protein, with the protein MRFDSSQRDPNLWYEYHGTNGHQTGDCGQLWEEVATLLKNNHLREFLSDRAKNNYGRNKDNVEPSKAGEEPPRQMINMIFGGNKINGVTVSVAKKMKVSITHSKRLREDDITFTEEDACGLLLPHNDALVISLNVLDFKIKRVLVDPGSSANIIQWRVLEQAKLTRSIIPTTKLLAGFNLASVMTRGKILLLTNVEGFPKPEGIKQIRGDQLATREMNAILVSSSKGKEHTT; encoded by the exons ATGAGATTCgattccagccagagggatcccaacttatggtaTGAATACCATGGGACAAACGGCCACCAAACAGGGGACTGCGGACAACTCTGGGAAGAGgtggcaacactattgaagaaCAATCACCTCAgggaattcttgagtgaccgagctaagaacaattatggtcgtaacaaAGACAATGTGGAACcttcaaaagcaggagaagaacccccacgccaaatgatcaatatgatcttcggagggaacaagattaacggggtcaccgtTTCGGTAGCGaagaagatgaaagtatcaataactcatagtaaaagacttagggaagatgatatcactttcacggaggaggacgcatGCGGATTGCTATTaccacacaacgatgcactggtaatttctttaaatgtgttagattttaagattaagcgtgttctagtggatccaggaagttcggctaatatcatacaatggagagtattggagcaagctaaactcactagAAGCATTATTCCGACAACAAAGCTCCttgctggattcaaccttgcgagcgtgaTGACCCGGGGAAAGATTTTGCTGCTCACGAAtgttgaagga tttccaaagcccgaaggaatcaagcagataagaggtgatcaactggcaacaagggagatgaatgcaattttggtttccagtagcaaagggaaggagcacacGACATAG